The following proteins are co-located in the Cardiocondyla obscurior isolate alpha-2009 linkage group LG12, Cobs3.1, whole genome shotgun sequence genome:
- the LOC139107177 gene encoding phosphopantothenate--cysteine ligase-like isoform X2 encodes MLIVCIQSFAMVSTWEDFYAKHPPPQDLTQNEQALKEFTRKHLETENKVSGGTTVPLEHNTVRFVDNFSAGTRGSVSAEYFLEQGYSVIFMYRIKSLEPFSRHFIGQKFLDLLKISGNNENSVITVLPEYTEKVATVLRKYREAFDKKKLLQLTFTTLSEYLWLLRSACQALAPLEDKAILYLAAAVSDFYIPSNEMSVHKISSSGPPTISLQLVPKILAPLVNLWVPKAFVVSFKLETDESLLIPKARTALNKYNHNLVIANMLQTRKQQVIIVSKETNYVLSLTNEQLDNGDEIEQLIVKDLIEKHIKFIRSKPTS; translated from the exons atgctTATTGTatgtatt CAATCATTTGCAATGGTTTCTACATGGGAAGATTTTTATGCAAAGCATCCACCTCCTCAGGACTTGACACAGAATGAACAGGCATTGAAAGAATTTACTAGAAAGCATCTTGAGACAGAGAACAAAGTG AGTGGAGGTACGACAGTACCCTTGGAACATAATACAGTAAGATTTGTAGATAATTTCAGTGCAGGCACAAGAGGCTCGGTTTCAGCGGAATACTTCTTGGAGCAAGGCTATTCAGTTATTTTCATGTAtag aaTCAAATCTTTGGAACCATTTTCGAGACACTTTATAGGTCAAAAGTTTTTAGACTTGCTTAAAATATCtggtaataatgaaaattctGTTATCACAG tattGCCAGAATATACAGAAAAGGTAGCTACAGTACTACGAAAGTATAGAGAGgcatttgataaaaaaaaattgctccaACTTACTTTTACAACTCTCTCCGAATATCTCTGGCTTCTTCGATCTGCTTGCCAAGCATTAGCACCTCTAGAAGACAAAGctatattatatttagcaGCTGCAGTCTCTGATTTTTACATTCCTTCCAATGAAatg tcaGTCCATAAAATTTCATCTAGCGGACCACCAACTATATCACTTCAATTAGTACCAAAAATTTTAGCCCCATTAGTAAATTTGTGGGTACCAAAAGCATTTGTAGTTTCGTTTAAGTTAGAAACTGACGAAAGCTTGCTGATTCCTAAAGCAAGAACTGCtctcaataaatataatcataat CTTGTAATAGCCAACATGTTACAAACTAGAAAGCAACAAGTGATAATTGTAAGCAAAGAAACTAATTACGTCTTGTCTCTTACAAATGAACAATTAGACAATGGAGACGAAATTGAACAATTAATCGTGAAAGATCTCAttgaaaaacatataaaatttatacgttcTAAACCAACTAGTTAA
- the LOC139107177 gene encoding phosphopantothenate--cysteine ligase-like isoform X3 has product MVSTWEDFYAKHPPPQDLTQNEQALKEFTRKHLETENKVVLVTSGGTTVPLEHNTVRFVDNFSAGTRGSVSAEYFLEQGYSVIFMYRIKSLEPFSRHFIGQKFLDLLKISGNNENSVITVLPEYTEKVATVLRKYREAFDKKKLLQLTFTTLSEYLWLLRSACQALAPLEDKAILYLAAAVSDFYIPSNEMSVHKISSSGPPTISLQLVPKILAPLVNLWVPKAFVVSFKLETDESLLIPKARTALNKYNHNLVIANMLQTRKQQVIIVSKETNYVLSLTNEQLDNGDEIEQLIVKDLIEKHIKFIRSKPTS; this is encoded by the exons ATGGTTTCTACATGGGAAGATTTTTATGCAAAGCATCCACCTCCTCAGGACTTGACACAGAATGAACAGGCATTGAAAGAATTTACTAGAAAGCATCTTGAGACAGAGAACAAAGTGGTACTGGTAACT AGTGGAGGTACGACAGTACCCTTGGAACATAATACAGTAAGATTTGTAGATAATTTCAGTGCAGGCACAAGAGGCTCGGTTTCAGCGGAATACTTCTTGGAGCAAGGCTATTCAGTTATTTTCATGTAtag aaTCAAATCTTTGGAACCATTTTCGAGACACTTTATAGGTCAAAAGTTTTTAGACTTGCTTAAAATATCtggtaataatgaaaattctGTTATCACAG tattGCCAGAATATACAGAAAAGGTAGCTACAGTACTACGAAAGTATAGAGAGgcatttgataaaaaaaaattgctccaACTTACTTTTACAACTCTCTCCGAATATCTCTGGCTTCTTCGATCTGCTTGCCAAGCATTAGCACCTCTAGAAGACAAAGctatattatatttagcaGCTGCAGTCTCTGATTTTTACATTCCTTCCAATGAAatg tcaGTCCATAAAATTTCATCTAGCGGACCACCAACTATATCACTTCAATTAGTACCAAAAATTTTAGCCCCATTAGTAAATTTGTGGGTACCAAAAGCATTTGTAGTTTCGTTTAAGTTAGAAACTGACGAAAGCTTGCTGATTCCTAAAGCAAGAACTGCtctcaataaatataatcataat CTTGTAATAGCCAACATGTTACAAACTAGAAAGCAACAAGTGATAATTGTAAGCAAAGAAACTAATTACGTCTTGTCTCTTACAAATGAACAATTAGACAATGGAGACGAAATTGAACAATTAATCGTGAAAGATCTCAttgaaaaacatataaaatttatacgttcTAAACCAACTAGTTAA
- the LOC139107177 gene encoding phosphopantothenate--cysteine ligase-like isoform X1 — MLIVCIQSFAMVSTWEDFYAKHPPPQDLTQNEQALKEFTRKHLETENKVVLVTSGGTTVPLEHNTVRFVDNFSAGTRGSVSAEYFLEQGYSVIFMYRIKSLEPFSRHFIGQKFLDLLKISGNNENSVITVLPEYTEKVATVLRKYREAFDKKKLLQLTFTTLSEYLWLLRSACQALAPLEDKAILYLAAAVSDFYIPSNEMSVHKISSSGPPTISLQLVPKILAPLVNLWVPKAFVVSFKLETDESLLIPKARTALNKYNHNLVIANMLQTRKQQVIIVSKETNYVLSLTNEQLDNGDEIEQLIVKDLIEKHIKFIRSKPTS; from the exons atgctTATTGTatgtatt CAATCATTTGCAATGGTTTCTACATGGGAAGATTTTTATGCAAAGCATCCACCTCCTCAGGACTTGACACAGAATGAACAGGCATTGAAAGAATTTACTAGAAAGCATCTTGAGACAGAGAACAAAGTGGTACTGGTAACT AGTGGAGGTACGACAGTACCCTTGGAACATAATACAGTAAGATTTGTAGATAATTTCAGTGCAGGCACAAGAGGCTCGGTTTCAGCGGAATACTTCTTGGAGCAAGGCTATTCAGTTATTTTCATGTAtag aaTCAAATCTTTGGAACCATTTTCGAGACACTTTATAGGTCAAAAGTTTTTAGACTTGCTTAAAATATCtggtaataatgaaaattctGTTATCACAG tattGCCAGAATATACAGAAAAGGTAGCTACAGTACTACGAAAGTATAGAGAGgcatttgataaaaaaaaattgctccaACTTACTTTTACAACTCTCTCCGAATATCTCTGGCTTCTTCGATCTGCTTGCCAAGCATTAGCACCTCTAGAAGACAAAGctatattatatttagcaGCTGCAGTCTCTGATTTTTACATTCCTTCCAATGAAatg tcaGTCCATAAAATTTCATCTAGCGGACCACCAACTATATCACTTCAATTAGTACCAAAAATTTTAGCCCCATTAGTAAATTTGTGGGTACCAAAAGCATTTGTAGTTTCGTTTAAGTTAGAAACTGACGAAAGCTTGCTGATTCCTAAAGCAAGAACTGCtctcaataaatataatcataat CTTGTAATAGCCAACATGTTACAAACTAGAAAGCAACAAGTGATAATTGTAAGCAAAGAAACTAATTACGTCTTGTCTCTTACAAATGAACAATTAGACAATGGAGACGAAATTGAACAATTAATCGTGAAAGATCTCAttgaaaaacatataaaatttatacgttcTAAACCAACTAGTTAA